In Myxococcus stipitatus, the following are encoded in one genomic region:
- the pilM gene encoding type IV pilus assembly protein PilM has protein sequence MAKGKLALGLDIGSTSIKMILLKEQRKRGEVGFALQSFGMKPLPPEAIVDGALMNSTAIVQAVQELMSELKVKGKDVAIGVSGHSVIIKKIQMPRMSQEELEESIQWEAEQYIPFDVKDVNIDTQILDGGGNDATGQMDVLLVAAKKDMINDYTTVVSEAGLAPVVVDVDAFAVQNMFSVNYDLPEKETVVLINAGASVVNINIIANGVTVFTRDVTIGGNQFTEEIQKQLNVSYEEAEALKIGGNRADADAVVPQEVERVLSSVAEQVAGEIQRSLDFYAGTAADSNFTKVYLSGGTAKIPALFKTIEARTGVPVEILNPFRKIDVDNRKFDPAFIMDVAPMAAVAVGLALRRPGDKLA, from the coding sequence ATGGCGAAGGGCAAACTGGCACTCGGTCTGGACATCGGATCGACCTCCATCAAGATGATCCTCCTCAAGGAGCAGCGCAAGCGTGGCGAAGTGGGCTTCGCGTTGCAGAGCTTCGGGATGAAGCCGCTGCCTCCTGAGGCCATCGTCGACGGCGCCTTGATGAACTCCACGGCCATCGTCCAGGCCGTGCAGGAGCTGATGTCCGAGCTGAAGGTGAAGGGCAAGGACGTCGCCATCGGCGTGTCCGGCCACTCGGTCATCATCAAGAAGATTCAGATGCCGCGAATGTCCCAGGAGGAGCTCGAGGAGAGCATCCAGTGGGAGGCCGAGCAGTACATCCCCTTCGACGTGAAGGACGTGAACATCGACACGCAGATCCTCGACGGGGGCGGCAACGACGCCACCGGGCAGATGGATGTTCTGTTGGTGGCGGCCAAGAAGGACATGATCAACGACTACACCACCGTGGTCTCCGAGGCGGGCCTCGCTCCGGTGGTGGTGGACGTGGACGCCTTCGCCGTCCAGAACATGTTCTCTGTCAACTACGACCTGCCGGAGAAGGAGACCGTCGTCCTCATCAACGCGGGCGCGTCGGTGGTGAACATCAACATCATCGCCAACGGCGTGACGGTCTTCACCCGTGACGTCACCATCGGTGGCAACCAGTTCACCGAAGAAATCCAGAAGCAGCTCAACGTCTCCTACGAGGAGGCGGAGGCGCTGAAGATCGGCGGCAACCGCGCGGACGCGGACGCCGTCGTTCCCCAGGAAGTCGAGCGCGTGCTCTCCAGCGTCGCCGAGCAGGTGGCGGGCGAAATCCAGCGCTCCTTGGACTTCTACGCCGGTACGGCGGCGGACTCGAACTTCACCAAGGTCTACCTGTCGGGTGGCACGGCGAAGATTCCCGCGCTGTTCAAGACCATCGAGGCGCGCACGGGCGTGCCGGTCGAGATTCTCAATCCGTTCCGCAAGATTGACGTGGACAACCGCAAGTTCGACCCCGCGTTCATCATGGACGTGGCGCCCATGGCCGCGGTGGCCGTGGGATTGGCGCTGAGGCGTCCGGGCGACAAGCTGGCCTGA
- a CDS encoding PilN domain-containing protein, producing the protein MMIRINLLPVRKTQTKKKGQTTLVLFGVLLLGAAVGNYFWYDDRESEYQLNAQAIAQTKATIAGLEKTIGEVKNINARKLEVEKKLAVLDSLRKGRNGPVRMMDALASATPKKVWVKGFVESSNAVSIDGSAVSHDEVAEFMRGLNGVVWTPKGMGRLVDHRRESKTSRVELLTAEATVEEFPSVQVTPFFTNIDLTSAVQTKSTSGSATGPALVDFKITLNANYAI; encoded by the coding sequence ATGATGATTCGCATCAACCTGCTTCCCGTCCGGAAGACGCAGACCAAGAAGAAGGGTCAGACGACTCTCGTCCTCTTCGGTGTGCTGCTGCTGGGCGCCGCCGTGGGCAACTACTTCTGGTACGACGACAGGGAGTCCGAGTACCAGCTCAACGCGCAGGCTATTGCCCAGACAAAAGCGACGATCGCCGGGTTGGAGAAGACCATCGGCGAGGTGAAGAACATCAACGCCCGCAAGCTCGAGGTCGAGAAGAAGCTCGCGGTGCTCGACTCGCTTCGCAAGGGGCGAAATGGTCCGGTCCGCATGATGGACGCGCTGGCCTCCGCCACCCCCAAGAAGGTCTGGGTGAAGGGCTTCGTCGAGTCCAGCAACGCGGTCTCCATCGATGGCTCGGCGGTGAGTCACGACGAGGTCGCGGAGTTCATGCGCGGCCTGAACGGCGTGGTGTGGACGCCCAAGGGCATGGGGCGCTTGGTGGATCATCGCCGGGAGTCGAAGACGTCCCGCGTGGAGTTGCTGACGGCGGAGGCCACGGTCGAGGAGTTCCCGTCCGTGCAGGTCACTCCGTTCTTCACCAACATCGACCTGACCAGCGCGGTCCAGACGAAGTCGACGAGCGGCTCGGCAACCGGGCCCGCCCTGGTCGACTTCAAGATCACCCTCAACGCGAACTACGCCATCTGA
- a CDS encoding type 4a pilus biogenesis protein PilO translates to MDKYLDQFAKASPGAKFGGLAVVIALMTVANFFLVIQPTEDRIRIQVGQRRQLDLDLAEKSAIAQNLNERRREMDVLEQKLAEALTELPERKDIEELLAQINDIGKKSGLEISLVQPDREYVGGGEFFARIPIRMTVSGNYHEIAMFLQEMANMRRIVNVNNVNLGQPTLKNEKVVLQSSFLATTFRFVETKK, encoded by the coding sequence ATGGACAAATACCTGGACCAATTCGCCAAGGCTTCCCCGGGCGCCAAGTTCGGTGGCTTGGCTGTGGTCATCGCCCTGATGACCGTCGCCAACTTCTTCCTCGTCATCCAGCCGACAGAGGATCGGATTCGCATCCAGGTCGGCCAGCGGCGCCAACTGGACCTGGACCTGGCCGAGAAGAGCGCCATCGCCCAGAACCTCAACGAGCGGCGGCGCGAGATGGATGTGCTGGAGCAGAAGCTCGCCGAGGCACTCACAGAGCTGCCCGAGCGCAAGGACATCGAGGAGTTGCTCGCGCAGATCAACGATATCGGCAAGAAGAGCGGCCTGGAGATCTCCCTCGTTCAGCCCGACCGCGAGTACGTCGGAGGGGGCGAGTTCTTCGCGCGCATCCCCATCCGGATGACGGTCAGCGGCAACTACCATGAGATCGCCATGTTCCTTCAGGAGATGGCGAACATGCGCCGCATCGTGAACGTCAACAACGTCAACCTGGGACAGCCGACCCTCAAGAACGAGAAGGTCGTCCTGCAGAGCAGTTTCCTGGCGACGACTTTCCGGTTCGTCGAGACCAAGAAATAG
- a CDS encoding pilus assembly protein PilP, whose protein sequence is MKMFKATMTTAALALTLAACEDAPRPPPPAAAAPARAAAAPAVPAETATAVEASAGPAYVYSYNPVGKRDPFRSPLEELGRQGQQNPVTTCTEPLCAFDLDQLKLVAVVTGDANPLAMVEDPQGRGHIVRRNTRVGRQGGKVTQILRDSLTVTEVFSGNGEIIKNPVTLQLKPDDRQDPSYNLMTGKNFGE, encoded by the coding sequence ATGAAGATGTTCAAGGCCACGATGACGACCGCCGCGCTCGCGCTGACGCTCGCTGCATGCGAGGACGCGCCGCGTCCCCCTCCGCCGGCGGCTGCGGCACCCGCGCGGGCCGCGGCCGCGCCCGCTGTTCCCGCCGAGACTGCCACGGCGGTCGAAGCCTCGGCTGGGCCAGCGTACGTCTATTCGTACAATCCGGTGGGCAAGCGCGACCCGTTCCGCAGCCCGCTGGAGGAGTTGGGTCGGCAGGGACAGCAGAATCCGGTCACGACCTGCACCGAACCCCTGTGCGCGTTCGACCTGGACCAGCTCAAGCTGGTCGCGGTCGTCACGGGGGACGCCAATCCACTTGCCATGGTCGAAGACCCACAAGGTCGAGGCCATATCGTGCGCCGCAACACCCGCGTGGGGCGCCAGGGCGGCAAAGTCACGCAGATCCTCCGCGACTCGTTGACGGTGACCGAGGTGTTCTCGGGCAACGGAGAGATCATCAAGAACCCGGTGACCCTGCAGCTCAAGCCGGATGACCGGCAGGACCCTAGCTACAATCTGATGACCGGCAAAAACTTCGGGGAGTAG
- the pilQ gene encoding type IV pilus secretin PilQ, giving the protein MLERSAVTRGKWMVAAAFMAVLAGAEVSGAELNTLRDVAVSRTGSGAQVVVTGTRPPTFTVFRLSSPERLVVDLSSADATGIKGHHDGSGPVSGVVASQFSDERASVGRVLLALDKASQYDVRADGNRVVISVDGAEAKQPETSAATVATTPGAVKPATVVAEAATQVKAAEPSSKTALPENVVAAEADEREVANPAQRITQLAYSDETLRIRADGDIARYEVLELADPPRLAVDLYGVGLAARAPRVNGATLREVRVGAHSDKVRLVLDVRGKMPAYRVDRADKGLEVVLGGAVARKAAPSPAPQEMVASVAEVEPLRPAPEPVEAQAPATASMVEVKDLSFQEGGAGGRVVMKLTGTASWKVDRPDPRSAVLTLDNARLPKKLERSLDTSALETPVKMISAFSVPGESRKVRVVVAADGAIEEKVTQSGGTLSWRLDVKGVKTDEVSVAQRTAGFTAEAPAYAAEGAPQQARYRGKRVSFEFKDIDIQNLLRVIAEISKKNVVVADDVSGRVTIRLRNVPWDQALDLVLRTKQLGKEEFGNIIRIAPLKTLEEEARLRQERKKALQQQEDLLVNLIPVNYAVAADMSARVKDVLSERGSVTVDTRTNVLIVKDVRANTEKARALVRSLDTQTPQVLIESRIVEASTNFTRDLGVQWGGQARLSQATGNSTGLIFPNNVAITGGASGVAPGVPGVPNFAVNLPSAGGTQGLGGALGFTFGSAGGALQLNLRLSAMEQEGSVKTISAPRVTTLDNNTARISQGLSIPFSQVSAGGVNTTFIEARLSLEVTPHITQDGSILMAINASNNQPDASSTGANGQPAIQRKEANTQVLVKDGDTTVIGGIYVRRGSTRTSSVPFLSKIPVLGLLFKQNVESDDRQELLIFITPRILNRQTIAQSL; this is encoded by the coding sequence ATGCTCGAGAGGAGCGCTGTGACGAGGGGCAAGTGGATGGTGGCGGCCGCATTCATGGCCGTCCTTGCGGGCGCCGAGGTGTCTGGCGCTGAACTGAATACGTTGCGGGATGTGGCTGTGTCCCGCACTGGCTCTGGCGCCCAGGTGGTGGTGACTGGAACCCGGCCGCCTACCTTCACCGTGTTCCGGCTGAGTAGCCCGGAGCGGTTGGTGGTGGACCTCTCGTCGGCGGATGCGACGGGTATCAAGGGGCATCACGACGGCTCGGGTCCCGTCTCGGGAGTCGTGGCGTCGCAGTTCTCGGATGAACGCGCGAGCGTGGGCCGGGTTCTGCTGGCGCTCGACAAGGCGTCCCAGTACGACGTCCGCGCCGACGGCAACCGCGTGGTGATCTCCGTGGACGGTGCCGAGGCCAAGCAGCCCGAGACCTCCGCGGCGACTGTCGCGACAACCCCGGGGGCAGTGAAGCCCGCCACGGTGGTGGCGGAGGCCGCGACTCAGGTGAAGGCCGCCGAGCCCTCATCGAAGACGGCCCTGCCGGAGAACGTGGTCGCGGCCGAGGCGGATGAGCGCGAGGTTGCGAACCCCGCGCAGCGCATCACCCAGCTGGCCTATTCCGACGAGACGCTGCGCATCCGCGCTGATGGCGACATTGCCCGCTACGAGGTGCTGGAGCTTGCGGACCCGCCGCGGCTGGCGGTGGACCTCTACGGTGTCGGCCTGGCGGCCCGTGCGCCTCGCGTGAATGGCGCGACGCTGCGCGAAGTGCGCGTGGGCGCCCACTCGGACAAGGTCCGGCTGGTGCTGGACGTGCGCGGCAAGATGCCGGCCTACCGCGTCGACCGCGCGGACAAGGGGCTGGAAGTGGTGCTCGGTGGTGCGGTGGCTCGCAAGGCCGCGCCGTCGCCCGCGCCGCAGGAGATGGTCGCGTCCGTGGCGGAGGTCGAGCCGCTGCGTCCCGCGCCGGAGCCCGTCGAGGCCCAGGCGCCCGCCACCGCGTCCATGGTGGAGGTCAAGGACCTGTCCTTCCAGGAGGGTGGGGCGGGTGGCCGGGTGGTGATGAAGCTGACCGGCACGGCCTCGTGGAAGGTGGACCGTCCCGACCCGCGCAGTGCGGTGCTCACGTTGGACAACGCCCGGCTGCCCAAGAAGCTGGAGCGCAGCCTGGACACCAGCGCGCTCGAGACGCCGGTGAAGATGATCAGCGCCTTCAGCGTGCCGGGCGAGAGCCGCAAGGTTCGCGTGGTGGTCGCCGCGGATGGCGCCATCGAAGAGAAGGTCACCCAGAGCGGTGGCACGCTGTCCTGGCGGCTGGATGTGAAGGGCGTGAAGACGGATGAAGTGTCGGTGGCCCAGCGCACCGCCGGCTTCACCGCCGAGGCCCCGGCCTACGCGGCCGAGGGCGCGCCGCAGCAGGCCCGCTACCGCGGCAAGCGCGTCTCCTTCGAGTTCAAGGACATCGACATCCAGAACCTCCTGCGCGTCATCGCGGAGATCTCCAAGAAGAACGTGGTCGTCGCCGACGACGTGAGCGGCCGGGTCACCATCCGTCTGCGCAATGTGCCCTGGGACCAGGCGCTGGACCTCGTCCTGCGCACCAAGCAGCTGGGCAAGGAGGAGTTCGGCAACATCATCCGCATCGCTCCGCTGAAGACCTTGGAAGAGGAGGCCCGCCTGCGCCAGGAGCGCAAGAAGGCGCTCCAGCAGCAGGAGGACCTGCTGGTCAACCTCATCCCGGTCAACTACGCGGTCGCCGCCGACATGTCGGCCCGGGTGAAGGATGTGCTGAGCGAGCGTGGCTCCGTGACGGTGGATACGCGCACCAACGTGCTCATCGTCAAGGATGTGCGCGCCAACACGGAGAAGGCCCGCGCGCTGGTGCGGAGCCTGGACACCCAGACGCCGCAGGTACTCATCGAGAGCCGGATTGTCGAGGCGAGCACCAACTTCACGCGCGACCTCGGCGTGCAGTGGGGTGGGCAGGCCCGTCTCTCCCAGGCCACGGGTAACTCGACGGGACTCATCTTCCCCAACAACGTCGCCATCACAGGCGGCGCGTCGGGCGTCGCCCCTGGCGTTCCTGGTGTGCCGAACTTCGCGGTGAACCTGCCTTCCGCCGGTGGTACGCAGGGTCTTGGTGGTGCGCTCGGCTTCACCTTCGGCTCGGCGGGCGGCGCGCTCCAGCTCAACCTGCGCCTCTCCGCGATGGAGCAGGAGGGCAGCGTCAAGACCATCTCCGCTCCTCGCGTGACGACGCTCGACAACAACACCGCCCGCATCAGCCAGGGTCTCTCCATTCCGTTCAGCCAGGTGTCCGCGGGTGGCGTGAACACGACCTTCATCGAAGCCCGTCTGTCGCTGGAGGTGACGCCGCACATCACCCAGGACGGCAGCATCTTGATGGCCATCAACGCGTCCAACAACCAGCCCGATGCATCCAGCACGGGTGCCAACGGTCAGCCCGCCATCCAGCGCAAGGAGGCCAACACGCAGGTGCTGGTCAAGGACGGCGACACCACCGTCATCGGAGGCATCTATGTTCGCCGGGGCTCCACGAGGACCTCCTCGGTGCCCTTCTTGTCGAAGATTCCGGTGCTGGGTCTGTTGTTCAAGCAAAACGTGGAGTCGGATGACCGGCAGGAGCTGCTCATCTTCATCACGCCCCGCATCCTCAACCGACAGACCATCGCGCAGAGCCTCTGA
- the efp gene encoding elongation factor P — protein sequence MAGVIDTSEFHNGMKIEIDGEPFVIEYFQHVKPGKGSSFTRTKIRSLISGRVLQPTMKSGDKVGKPDIEDKGMQYLYEQGGDYYFMDTRTYDQTFLSGEVLGDAKNFLKENVNVDIMFFNGKAIGVSLPNSVDLKVTKCDPGVRGDTVSGALKPAILETGFQVNVPLFINEGDVLKIDTRDGGKYLTRVSTAG from the coding sequence ATGGCCGGTGTCATCGATACGTCCGAATTTCACAATGGTATGAAGATCGAAATCGACGGCGAGCCTTTCGTCATCGAGTATTTCCAGCATGTGAAGCCGGGCAAGGGCTCTTCGTTCACCCGCACCAAGATTCGCAGCCTGATTTCGGGCCGCGTCCTTCAGCCGACGATGAAGTCCGGTGACAAGGTGGGCAAGCCGGACATCGAAGACAAGGGCATGCAGTACCTGTACGAGCAGGGTGGCGACTACTACTTCATGGATACTCGCACCTACGACCAGACCTTCCTCAGCGGAGAGGTCCTGGGTGATGCGAAGAACTTCCTGAAGGAGAACGTCAACGTCGACATCATGTTCTTCAACGGGAAGGCCATCGGCGTTTCGCTGCCCAACTCGGTGGACCTGAAGGTCACCAAGTGTGACCCGGGCGTTCGCGGCGACACCGTTTCCGGCGCCCTCAAGCCCGCCATCCTGGAGACGGGCTTCCAGGTCAACGTCCCGCTCTTCATCAACGAGGGCGACGTCCTCAAGATCGACACGCGCGATGGTGGCAAGTACCTGACCCGCGTTTCCACCGCCGGCTAG
- the accB gene encoding acetyl-CoA carboxylase biotin carboxyl carrier protein: MATKRKSTRASAPASAPAPAASARDAGNTSLDVEALREIVNILEASDVTRLVWKRGEEKLFIRRGHAPETTIVHHAAPAAVPVAAAVEYAAPMAPRAAPVAAMAPAPVAAAPAAEKAAEKPGLVVSSPFVGTFYRTPAPDQPAFVDVGSVVKKGQVLCIIEAMKLMNEIESEVSGRVVEILVENGRPVEFGQALFRIEPA, encoded by the coding sequence ATGGCAACGAAGCGCAAGTCGACCCGGGCGTCCGCGCCCGCCAGCGCACCCGCTCCGGCGGCGAGTGCTCGCGACGCGGGAAACACCTCCCTGGACGTGGAGGCTCTGCGGGAGATCGTCAACATCCTGGAGGCCTCGGATGTGACGAGGCTGGTGTGGAAGCGCGGCGAGGAGAAGCTCTTCATCCGCCGCGGCCACGCCCCCGAGACCACCATCGTCCACCACGCGGCCCCTGCGGCCGTTCCGGTGGCGGCCGCCGTGGAGTACGCGGCCCCCATGGCGCCTCGCGCCGCCCCCGTGGCCGCGATGGCTCCGGCTCCCGTGGCCGCCGCTCCCGCCGCCGAGAAGGCCGCGGAGAAGCCCGGCCTCGTGGTGAGCAGCCCCTTCGTCGGCACGTTCTACCGGACGCCGGCACCCGACCAGCCCGCGTTCGTCGACGTGGGCTCCGTGGTGAAGAAGGGCCAGGTTCTCTGCATCATCGAAGCGATGAAGCTGATGAACGAAATCGAGTCCGAGGTGTCCGGCCGCGTGGTCGAGATCCTCGTGGAGAACGGCCGGCCGGTGGAGTTTGGCCAGGCCCTGTTCCGCATCGAGCCAGCCTGA
- the accC gene encoding acetyl-CoA carboxylase biotin carboxylase subunit → MFKKVLIANRGEIALRVIRACRELGIATVAVHSTADANALHVRFADEAVCIGPPASKESYLNVPQLLSAAEITRADAIHPGYGFLSENAEFAEVCENCKIRFIGPRPEMLRLMGNKVRARQAAREAGMPLLPGSPGTVKDPREAEAFAREIGFPVILKAAAGGGGKGMKIVREPGALAQAFATAQAEAVASFNNGDLYIERYVEKPRHIEIQIVADEHGNIIHLNERECSVQRRHQKLIEEAPSAALTPELRKKMGEVSVEAMRKLRYNNVGTIEYLLDERGEFYFMEMNTRIQVEHPVTELVTGIDLVREQIRMAYGHPLRFKQEDIQIRGHAIECRVNAEDPITFAPWPGKITGYSVPGGYGVRVDSSAYENYTVLPYYDSLLAKLIVHAEDRETAIRRMQRALGEYVVEGIRTNIPFHRAALAEESFQEGNYDTRFVERLLASETGSRRLKKAVEETP, encoded by the coding sequence GTGTTCAAGAAGGTGCTGATTGCCAACCGCGGGGAGATTGCCCTGCGGGTCATCCGCGCCTGCCGCGAGCTGGGCATCGCCACCGTGGCGGTGCACTCCACGGCGGACGCCAATGCCTTGCACGTGCGCTTCGCGGATGAGGCGGTGTGTATTGGCCCTCCGGCGTCCAAGGAGAGCTACCTCAACGTCCCGCAGCTGCTCTCCGCGGCGGAAATCACCCGCGCGGACGCCATCCACCCCGGCTACGGCTTCCTCTCCGAGAACGCCGAGTTCGCCGAGGTGTGTGAGAACTGCAAGATTCGCTTCATCGGTCCGCGCCCGGAGATGCTGCGGCTGATGGGCAACAAGGTCCGCGCGCGGCAGGCGGCGCGTGAGGCGGGCATGCCGCTGCTGCCGGGCAGCCCCGGCACCGTCAAGGACCCGCGCGAGGCGGAGGCCTTCGCCCGCGAGATTGGCTTCCCCGTCATCCTCAAGGCGGCCGCGGGTGGTGGCGGCAAGGGGATGAAGATCGTCCGCGAGCCGGGCGCGCTGGCCCAGGCCTTCGCGACGGCGCAGGCGGAGGCGGTGGCCTCGTTCAACAACGGCGACCTCTACATCGAGCGCTACGTCGAGAAGCCGCGCCACATCGAAATCCAGATTGTCGCGGACGAGCACGGCAACATCATCCACCTCAACGAGCGCGAATGCTCGGTGCAGCGCCGGCACCAGAAGCTCATCGAGGAGGCGCCGTCGGCGGCGCTCACGCCCGAGCTGCGCAAGAAGATGGGCGAGGTCTCCGTCGAGGCGATGCGCAAGCTTCGCTACAACAACGTGGGGACCATCGAGTACCTGCTGGATGAGCGCGGCGAGTTCTACTTCATGGAGATGAACACGCGCATCCAGGTGGAGCACCCGGTGACGGAGCTCGTCACGGGCATCGACCTGGTCCGTGAGCAGATCCGCATGGCCTATGGCCACCCCCTGCGCTTCAAGCAGGAGGACATCCAGATTCGCGGGCACGCCATCGAGTGCCGTGTCAACGCCGAGGACCCCATCACCTTCGCGCCGTGGCCCGGCAAGATTACGGGCTACAGCGTCCCGGGTGGCTACGGGGTGCGCGTGGACTCCAGCGCCTACGAGAACTACACGGTGCTGCCGTACTACGACAGCCTCCTGGCCAAGCTCATCGTGCACGCGGAGGACCGCGAGACGGCCATCCGCCGCATGCAGCGCGCACTGGGCGAGTACGTGGTGGAGGGCATCCGCACCAACATCCCGTTCCACCGCGCCGCACTGGCGGAGGAGTCCTTCCAGGAAGGCAACTACGACACGCGCTTCGTGGAGCGGCTCCTGGCGAGTGAAACAGGCTCGCGCCGCTTGAAGAAGGCCGTGGAAGAGACGCCGTAG